A single genomic interval of Bradyrhizobium sp. sBnM-33 harbors:
- the coaD gene encoding pantetheine-phosphate adenylyltransferase, whose translation MSRIALYPGSFDPITNGHLDVLRHAVTLCDRLVVAIGVHSGKKPLFSTEERLEMVRAVCEPIAQKAGCAFDCTTYDNLTVAAARQVGATIMIRGLRDGTDMDYEMQLAGMNEVMAPEVHTVFVPASPAVRPITATLVRQIAGMGGDFSAFVPPQIAARLKAKFAG comes from the coding sequence ATGTCCCGTATTGCGCTCTATCCCGGTTCATTCGATCCCATCACCAACGGCCATCTGGACGTGCTGCGGCACGCCGTGACGCTGTGCGACCGGCTGGTTGTCGCCATTGGCGTCCATTCCGGCAAAAAGCCGCTGTTTTCGACCGAGGAGCGGCTAGAGATGGTTCGGGCGGTATGTGAGCCGATTGCGCAAAAGGCCGGCTGCGCTTTCGACTGTACCACCTACGACAACCTCACCGTAGCTGCGGCGCGGCAGGTCGGCGCGACCATCATGATTCGTGGCCTGCGCGACGGAACCGACATGGACTACGAAATGCAGCTTGCCGGCATGAACGAGGTGATGGCGCCAGAGGTGCACACCGTTTTCGTCCCGGCGTCACCCGCGGTCCGCCCGATCACCGCCACGCTGGTGCGCCAGATCGCCGGCATGGGTGGCGACTTCTCCGCCTTCGTGCCGCCCCAGATTGCCGCGAGGCTGAAGGCCAAATTCGCGGGTTAA